The following proteins come from a genomic window of Pyxidicoccus sp. MSG2:
- a CDS encoding caspase family protein, producing MSPPSHCLALALLLCAALPAAAETFRAAVVVGHNTGSGDRPPLRFAEADAGKMAGVLVELGGVRPEDLLLLQGRGLAEVRQALDVAGTRVRRWHQDPSARVVLTFYFSGHSDGEALELGRERLRFSDLRAWLEGTDADVRVALVDSCRSGALLAPKGGVPGPAFDVRLTDELDSAGQVLLTSSAEDELALESRDIAGSFFTHHLVSGLRGAADASGDGRVTLAEAYQYAFDRTVRDTAGTLVGAQHPAYDFRLSGRGELVLTELARPRALLELPEGFRRALVVNVARDQVVAELVPGAARRIAVTPGTYALRLVRDDGTRTARIAVAEGQARAVSWDELTVAPAGAPLTSSKGGPLDTGSASVSPPTWNVLVGLGAQGSVAEELGALPALRVALRGTQPAGLSVAATVGTGSREGVSETSALGWFGYRRAWALGAATASAGLELGAGVLFQRLDASRGGWSGAGGAALWAGLQVPVTGPLSLMAEAQVPWVFYRRVGGQDVAVLPGAWVGLGLAR from the coding sequence TTGAGTCCGCCTTCGCACTGCCTCGCTCTCGCCCTCCTCCTGTGCGCCGCGCTGCCCGCGGCCGCGGAGACGTTCCGCGCCGCCGTGGTGGTGGGCCACAACACCGGCTCCGGTGACCGCCCGCCGCTGCGCTTCGCCGAGGCGGACGCGGGCAAGATGGCGGGCGTCCTCGTGGAGCTGGGCGGCGTGAGGCCGGAGGACCTGCTGTTGCTTCAGGGGCGCGGGCTCGCCGAGGTGCGGCAGGCGCTGGACGTGGCCGGTACCCGGGTGCGGCGCTGGCACCAGGACCCGTCCGCGCGCGTCGTCCTCACCTTCTATTTCTCGGGCCACTCGGACGGGGAGGCGCTGGAGCTGGGCCGCGAGCGGCTGCGCTTCTCCGACCTGCGCGCGTGGCTGGAGGGCACCGACGCCGATGTGCGCGTGGCACTGGTGGACAGCTGCCGCAGCGGCGCGCTGCTCGCGCCCAAGGGCGGCGTGCCCGGGCCCGCCTTCGATGTGCGGCTGACGGACGAGCTGGACTCGGCGGGGCAGGTGCTCCTCACCTCCAGCGCGGAGGACGAGCTGGCGCTGGAGTCGCGGGACATCGCCGGCTCCTTCTTCACGCACCACCTGGTCTCCGGGCTGCGCGGCGCGGCGGATGCGTCCGGAGACGGCCGCGTCACCCTGGCCGAGGCGTACCAGTACGCCTTCGACCGCACGGTGCGGGACACCGCTGGCACGCTCGTGGGCGCGCAGCACCCGGCCTATGACTTCCGCCTCTCCGGGCGCGGCGAGCTGGTGCTCACCGAGCTGGCCCGCCCCCGGGCGCTGCTGGAGCTGCCCGAGGGCTTCCGCCGCGCCCTCGTGGTGAACGTCGCGCGCGACCAGGTGGTGGCGGAGTTGGTGCCCGGCGCCGCCCGCCGCATCGCCGTGACGCCCGGCACCTATGCGCTGCGCCTCGTGCGGGACGATGGGACGCGCACGGCCCGAATCGCGGTGGCGGAGGGACAGGCGCGCGCCGTGTCCTGGGACGAGCTGACCGTGGCACCGGCGGGGGCGCCGCTCACCTCGTCCAAGGGCGGGCCGCTCGACACCGGGTCGGCCTCCGTCTCGCCGCCCACGTGGAACGTGCTGGTGGGGCTGGGCGCGCAGGGCTCGGTGGCGGAGGAATTGGGCGCCCTGCCGGCGCTGCGCGTGGCGCTGCGGGGCACCCAGCCCGCGGGCCTGTCCGTGGCGGCGACGGTGGGCACCGGCTCCCGCGAGGGCGTGAGCGAGACGAGCGCCCTGGGCTGGTTCGGCTATCGCCGCGCGTGGGCGCTGGGCGCGGCGACGGCGTCGGCGGGCCTGGAGCTGGGGGCGGGGGTCCTCTTCCAGCGGCTGGACGCCAGTCGGGGTGGGTGGAGCGGTGCGGGGGGCGCGGCGCTCTGGGCGGGCCTCCAGGTGCCGGTGACGGGGCCGCTGTCGCTGATGGCCGAGGCGCAGGTGCCATGGGTGTTCTACCGCCGCGTGGGCGGGCAGGACGTGGCGGTGCTGCCCGGCGCGTGGGTGGGGCTGGGCCTCGCGCGCTGA
- a CDS encoding zinc-dependent metalloprotease, with translation MSRPGMAAPRGLLCLLWTLSLWMTSACDDGATRAVERSGSLLEGPFVAVSRELSPESWERLRLGLGVTPETRNAEGNGTFYLALRKKELGQRWFMSAFLKQDTPVDAFGNVVWSMGARVVSFQVQNGKLYAFDVDDTKVRSELFKPDEIIEAWPVITDDATFNRLPGSEDYILFDPAAGLDRLMGMDDLGSTYDAGFEVELAFARRFRKLDTGIAFEKLVTGHAQPYIAEAYVPPRVTATLALELKRYQEGAGFTTPPAPPLTHYFLSKPRLIPNSGLLTQEVPIKWNIRPGMKPIAWVISDTLVKVQQDPRYRGYDIIGAVKRGVEHWNEAFGFQALSVRVARQGESLGDLDLNSIFFDPDPSYTSARADFRANPNTGEILGANVYLPIAWLDVAVAGGEAEPVMPEAGVASRPRLELSWNGMTPERLCELDASEALAGAAAPVVAGLAETLPPLTPKERVERIFTDVVMHEIGHTLGLRHNFKGSLTFPSSSVMEYTYLPEQAYRGGGVGPYDVSAIRYLYGLSSHLPEEAFCTDDDRWLDVDCNQTDTTSNPLELFYGTAYREKLRATLETGAPPPADALLNSVLQYVRSGRSTQEKLRAWNIATEGLLAPIPPETLAAFPGYGDRADAQSRRILQRLYLDNARTRGLFMSADPQPNSLFTPVLLGQLRGNLLNVDGVRSRATRRTAIDILKKLQTYEAFTLLREARDVVEASLPGLSGQARMDAEDLVSRLVQATSPYFN, from the coding sequence ATGTCGAGACCCGGAATGGCCGCGCCACGCGGCCTGCTGTGCCTGCTTTGGACGCTATCCCTGTGGATGACCAGTGCCTGTGACGACGGGGCGACCCGCGCGGTGGAGCGCTCCGGCTCATTGCTCGAAGGGCCCTTCGTCGCGGTGTCTCGCGAGCTGAGCCCCGAGTCGTGGGAGCGCCTGCGCCTGGGACTCGGCGTGACGCCGGAGACGCGCAACGCGGAGGGAAACGGGACGTTCTACCTCGCGCTCCGCAAGAAGGAGCTGGGCCAGCGCTGGTTCATGTCTGCCTTCCTGAAGCAGGACACCCCGGTGGACGCCTTCGGCAACGTCGTCTGGTCGATGGGCGCACGCGTGGTGTCCTTCCAGGTGCAGAACGGCAAGCTGTATGCGTTCGACGTGGATGACACCAAGGTGCGCAGCGAGCTGTTCAAGCCGGACGAGATCATCGAGGCGTGGCCCGTCATCACCGACGATGCCACCTTCAACCGGCTGCCGGGCTCGGAGGACTACATCCTCTTCGACCCTGCCGCGGGCCTGGACCGCCTCATGGGAATGGACGACCTGGGATCCACCTACGACGCCGGGTTCGAGGTCGAGCTGGCCTTCGCGCGGCGCTTCCGGAAGCTGGACACCGGCATCGCCTTCGAGAAGCTCGTCACCGGCCATGCGCAGCCCTACATCGCGGAGGCCTACGTCCCCCCTCGAGTCACCGCGACGCTGGCTCTCGAGCTGAAGCGCTACCAGGAAGGTGCGGGCTTCACGACGCCCCCCGCGCCGCCGCTCACGCACTACTTCCTCAGCAAGCCGCGGCTCATCCCCAACAGTGGCCTGCTCACCCAGGAGGTACCCATCAAGTGGAACATCCGGCCGGGGATGAAGCCCATCGCCTGGGTAATCTCAGACACGCTGGTGAAGGTGCAGCAGGACCCGCGCTATCGCGGCTACGACATCATCGGCGCGGTGAAGCGGGGCGTGGAGCATTGGAACGAGGCCTTCGGCTTCCAGGCGCTCTCCGTCCGGGTGGCGCGGCAGGGCGAGTCCCTCGGGGACCTGGACCTGAACTCCATCTTCTTCGACCCCGACCCGAGCTACACTTCCGCGCGCGCGGACTTCCGCGCCAACCCGAACACCGGGGAGATTCTCGGTGCCAACGTGTACCTCCCCATCGCCTGGCTGGACGTGGCGGTGGCGGGGGGAGAGGCGGAGCCCGTGATGCCGGAAGCGGGGGTCGCTTCCCGTCCCCGGCTCGAGCTGTCGTGGAACGGCATGACGCCCGAGCGGCTGTGCGAGCTGGACGCCTCGGAGGCACTGGCGGGAGCCGCGGCCCCCGTCGTCGCCGGGCTCGCGGAGACGCTGCCGCCCCTGACGCCCAAGGAGCGCGTGGAGCGCATCTTCACGGACGTGGTGATGCATGAGATTGGCCACACGCTGGGCCTGCGACACAACTTCAAGGGCTCCCTGACGTTCCCCTCCTCCTCGGTGATGGAATACACATACCTGCCGGAACAGGCCTACCGGGGGGGCGGAGTGGGGCCCTATGACGTGTCCGCCATCCGCTACCTCTACGGGCTGTCCTCCCACCTGCCGGAAGAGGCGTTCTGCACGGATGATGACCGCTGGCTGGACGTGGACTGCAACCAAACTGACACCACCTCGAACCCGCTCGAGCTCTTCTATGGCACGGCGTACCGGGAGAAGCTCCGCGCGACGCTGGAGACGGGAGCCCCGCCTCCGGCCGACGCGCTCCTCAATAGCGTGTTGCAATACGTGCGCTCGGGCCGCTCCACCCAGGAGAAGCTGCGGGCCTGGAACATCGCCACGGAGGGGCTGCTCGCCCCCATTCCTCCGGAGACCCTGGCGGCGTTCCCGGGCTACGGCGACAGGGCGGATGCCCAGTCCCGGCGAATCCTCCAGCGCCTGTACCTGGACAACGCCAGGACCCGAGGCCTCTTCATGTCGGCGGACCCGCAGCCCAATTCCCTCTTCACACCCGTGCTGCTGGGGCAACTGCGTGGCAACCTGCTCAACGTGGACGGCGTGCGCAGCCGGGCCACGCGCCGCACGGCCATCGACATCCTGAAGAAGCTCCAGACGTACGAGGCCTTCACCTTGCTGCGCGAGGCGCGTGACGTCGTGGAGGCGTCCCTGCCGGGGCTCTCCGGGCAGGCGCGGATGGACGCCGAGGACCTGGTCAGCCGACTGGTCCAGGCAACATCACCGTACTTCAACTGA
- a CDS encoding Ig-like domain-containing protein → MKRMLLCGLVLWLGACGPGVDAGPDGDDPRDQPSGKDTKAPTVASVSPGNGATEVDAATVLKVTFSEGMDVSATGPAFTLVEPAGMALEKRWSQGNSVLEVSFGTSFFPGQKVRWRIGTGARDVAGNALAPEVTGEFTVAGVADTTAPTVLSMSPVDTASAEPAGRALRVTFSEPMDTASAQAAFFVAKPQGVTGSFAWDGDTLVFTPASPWPWLQQVEWGVHAGAKDARGNALAADAVAHFTVMEQDVTRPTVAGPKSGATGVARQFELTLTFSEPMDRASTEAALSVTSTVGSTVREVKGAIAWTQGDRVLTLTAQAAAVDYSAFIGWSVSDAATDLSGNALVAASAKEVFRIVRLERLVLTAESGRDGSVYRNVNTDSRVTDTDDASFRVGDLGASSFESGNRRSRGFLSFDLSALDPNGLRITNAVMSVYQFDVTSSSPYTQWSTLTWTAVDYGTLDDTDFDRAGGNAGTLSTDGDTGWKIADLTDLAAARWQNRQSEGSRVQLRFSFDGPSDGSLRYAELLTANSSTNKPTLTVFYELP, encoded by the coding sequence ATGAAGCGGATGCTGTTGTGCGGTCTGGTGCTGTGGCTGGGGGCGTGTGGGCCGGGTGTGGACGCGGGGCCTGACGGGGACGACCCGAGGGATCAGCCGTCCGGCAAGGACACGAAGGCGCCCACGGTGGCGTCGGTGTCTCCGGGGAATGGCGCGACGGAGGTGGACGCCGCAACGGTGCTGAAGGTCACCTTCTCGGAAGGGATGGATGTGTCCGCCACCGGCCCGGCATTCACGCTCGTGGAGCCCGCGGGGATGGCGCTCGAGAAGCGCTGGAGCCAGGGCAACAGCGTGCTGGAGGTCAGCTTCGGCACGTCCTTCTTCCCGGGCCAGAAGGTGCGCTGGCGCATCGGCACGGGCGCTCGGGACGTGGCGGGCAACGCGCTGGCGCCGGAGGTGACCGGCGAGTTCACGGTGGCGGGCGTCGCGGACACGACGGCGCCCACGGTGCTGTCGATGAGCCCCGTGGACACCGCCAGCGCCGAGCCCGCGGGCCGCGCGCTGCGCGTCACCTTCTCCGAGCCCATGGACACCGCCAGCGCGCAGGCGGCCTTCTTCGTCGCGAAGCCGCAGGGCGTGACGGGCAGCTTCGCGTGGGACGGCGACACGCTCGTCTTCACGCCGGCATCGCCGTGGCCGTGGCTGCAGCAGGTGGAGTGGGGAGTCCACGCGGGGGCAAAGGACGCCCGGGGCAACGCGCTGGCCGCGGACGCGGTGGCGCACTTCACGGTGATGGAGCAGGACGTGACGCGGCCCACGGTGGCGGGCCCGAAGTCGGGGGCCACGGGCGTGGCTCGCCAGTTCGAGCTCACGCTGACCTTCTCCGAGCCCATGGACCGCGCATCCACCGAGGCCGCGCTGTCCGTCACGTCAACGGTGGGGTCCACGGTGCGTGAAGTGAAGGGCGCCATCGCCTGGACGCAGGGAGACCGGGTGCTGACCTTGACGGCCCAGGCGGCGGCGGTGGACTACAGCGCCTTCATCGGCTGGAGCGTGTCGGACGCGGCAACGGACCTGTCGGGCAACGCACTGGTGGCGGCGAGCGCGAAGGAGGTGTTCCGCATCGTGCGGCTGGAGCGACTGGTGCTCACGGCCGAGTCGGGCCGGGATGGCTCCGTCTACCGCAATGTCAACACGGACAGCCGCGTCACGGACACGGATGACGCCTCGTTCCGGGTCGGAGACCTGGGGGCGAGCTCCTTCGAGTCCGGCAACCGCCGCTCCCGTGGCTTCCTCAGCTTCGACCTGTCGGCGCTGGACCCGAACGGTTTGCGCATCACCAACGCGGTGATGTCCGTGTACCAGTTCGATGTCACCAGCTCGAGCCCCTACACCCAGTGGAGCACGCTGACGTGGACGGCGGTGGACTACGGGACGCTGGACGACACGGACTTCGACCGGGCGGGCGGGAACGCAGGCACGCTGAGCACGGATGGCGACACGGGCTGGAAGATCGCGGACCTGACGGACCTGGCGGCCGCGCGCTGGCAGAACCGGCAGTCGGAGGGCTCCCGCGTGCAGCTCCGGTTCTCGTTCGACGGCCCGTCGGACGGCAGCCTCCGCTACGCGGAGCTCCTCACGGCCAATTCGTCGACCAACAAGCCCACGCTCACCGTCTTCTACGAGCTGCCGTAG
- a CDS encoding fimbrial protein — MATTKCPKCGRILDVTGLAPGSGITCACGNVTTVSTGSSRKTLYIILGVAAVLLACPCVGILSAIAIPNFVRFQARSKQTECKVNLKTWYTAQKAHYNSASGFDPAPWKVGFVPDRGNRYAYFAGEGPVESRAQEVLAPATDAVALDVDTFRYPNMRSLSTSDLPRDVVDRLGLSGKCPDCNITLTCVGNVDNDDTLDVWVISTQDLDLQDESGQPVRAGVLANIVNDLEN; from the coding sequence ATGGCGACCACGAAGTGTCCGAAGTGCGGCCGCATCCTCGACGTGACGGGGCTCGCGCCGGGTTCCGGAATCACCTGCGCGTGCGGCAACGTGACCACCGTCTCCACCGGCTCCAGCCGGAAGACGCTCTACATCATCCTCGGCGTGGCCGCGGTCCTGCTGGCCTGCCCGTGCGTGGGCATCCTGTCCGCCATCGCCATCCCCAACTTCGTCAGGTTCCAGGCGCGCTCGAAGCAGACCGAGTGCAAGGTGAACCTGAAGACCTGGTACACGGCGCAGAAGGCGCACTACAACTCCGCCAGCGGCTTTGACCCGGCCCCGTGGAAGGTGGGCTTCGTGCCCGACCGCGGAAACCGCTACGCATACTTCGCGGGGGAAGGCCCCGTAGAGTCCCGCGCACAGGAAGTGCTGGCGCCTGCGACGGACGCGGTGGCCCTGGACGTGGACACCTTCAGATACCCCAACATGCGCTCCCTCTCCACGTCGGACCTGCCTCGGGACGTGGTGGACCGGCTGGGCTTGTCGGGGAAGTGCCCCGACTGCAACATCACCCTGACGTGCGTGGGCAACGTCGACAACGACGACACGCTGGACGTGTGGGTCATCTCCACCCAGGACCTCGACCTGCAGGACGAGTCCGGTCAGCCCGTGCGGGCCGGCGTCCTGGCGAACATCGTGAACGACCTCGAGAACTGA
- a CDS encoding RNA polymerase sigma factor — MTADRVAQLYRLYGPAIYARCQRILGDGAAAEDATQETFIRLLRLLEKAPDTQTGLLYIYRVATNFCLNQLRDARLRPEPVAELPDRPVSTSLEAALVDRDFAVRLLAQVPEKLRAVVWLHHVDGLDQGDVARTLDISRRTVVNRLAEFHARAERFSQRALA; from the coding sequence ATGACCGCAGATCGCGTCGCCCAGCTCTATCGCCTCTATGGCCCGGCCATCTATGCCCGGTGCCAGCGCATCCTGGGCGACGGCGCCGCGGCCGAGGACGCCACGCAGGAGACATTCATCCGTCTGCTGCGCCTCCTGGAGAAGGCCCCCGACACGCAGACGGGCCTCCTCTACATCTACCGCGTTGCCACCAACTTCTGTCTCAACCAGCTCCGCGACGCGCGCCTCCGCCCGGAGCCCGTCGCCGAGCTGCCGGACCGTCCCGTCAGCACCAGCCTGGAGGCGGCCCTGGTCGACCGTGACTTCGCCGTGCGCCTGCTGGCGCAGGTCCCCGAGAAGCTGCGCGCCGTCGTCTGGCTCCACCACGTGGATGGCCTGGACCAGGGGGACGTGGCCCGCACGCTCGACATCTCCCGCCGGACCGTCGTCAACCGCCTGGCCGAGTTCCACGCCCGCGCCGAGCGCTTTTCGCAGAGGGCCCTCGCATGA
- a CDS encoding DUF3943 domain-containing protein encodes MAIRDVEPGMGTGGRGRGPWRPRGILLISGLLGGLAGSARAEERTPPPDAPLREKKERHPWLTVAEVTGINLTLWAFDRYVTGKSWARVDLHTWKSNLSTGFVWDDDPFSENQFAHPYAGSLYFNAARDNGFSFLGATPFTLLGSLQWELFAENDPASINDIINTTLGGMALGEALYRLSSLVLDTQATGRERFGRELAGAMLSPIRGFNRLVRGDLSRHEPTPKDWRPESFASWGSAGYLRLADGTSLGRGENQFFAQFGLRYGDAFRGDVHKPFDAFEGYVRLTTKEHSVVSHARLTGVLAAHTLHWTEQDALRLGLFQELGYMDTLAYELGGQSLAAGLLHQRTLGRDSKLKLALMVVGDVLVGISSEHTGSADRNYDYGPGVGLQFQACYSRDGWDIVTLEAGVSHIDAVSGPGGVHRVHIGQLQVDVPVRGRLGLGSEVNYFRRHSRFHAFPDVRKDAYELRVFVSLH; translated from the coding sequence GTGGCGATTCGCGACGTGGAGCCGGGCATGGGGACGGGTGGACGTGGGCGCGGGCCATGGAGGCCGAGAGGCATCCTGCTCATCTCGGGACTGCTGGGGGGCCTGGCTGGGAGCGCGCGCGCCGAGGAGCGCACGCCGCCACCGGATGCTCCTCTCCGAGAGAAGAAGGAGCGCCACCCCTGGCTCACCGTGGCCGAGGTCACCGGCATCAATCTCACCCTCTGGGCGTTTGACCGGTACGTGACGGGCAAGTCGTGGGCTCGGGTGGACCTGCACACGTGGAAGTCCAACCTGAGTACGGGCTTCGTGTGGGATGACGACCCTTTCTCCGAGAACCAGTTCGCGCACCCGTATGCGGGCAGCCTGTACTTCAACGCCGCGCGCGACAACGGCTTCTCGTTCCTGGGGGCGACTCCCTTCACGCTCCTGGGGAGTCTCCAGTGGGAGTTGTTCGCGGAGAACGACCCCGCATCCATCAACGACATCATCAACACGACACTGGGCGGCATGGCGCTGGGAGAGGCGCTCTACCGACTGTCCTCCCTGGTGCTCGACACCCAGGCCACGGGACGCGAGCGGTTCGGGCGCGAGCTGGCCGGGGCCATGCTCAGCCCCATCCGCGGATTCAACCGGCTCGTGCGCGGAGACCTGTCGCGCCATGAGCCCACGCCGAAGGACTGGCGGCCGGAGTCCTTCGCGAGCTGGGGCTCGGCGGGATACCTGAGGCTCGCGGACGGCACGTCGCTCGGGCGGGGGGAGAACCAGTTCTTCGCCCAGTTCGGCCTTCGCTACGGGGACGCCTTCCGTGGCGACGTACACAAGCCCTTCGATGCCTTCGAGGGGTATGTCCGACTCACCACCAAGGAGCACAGCGTGGTGAGCCACGCGCGGCTGACGGGCGTGCTCGCCGCGCACACGCTCCACTGGACCGAGCAGGATGCGTTGCGCCTGGGCCTGTTCCAGGAACTCGGCTACATGGACACGCTCGCGTACGAGCTCGGAGGTCAGTCGCTCGCGGCGGGACTGCTCCACCAGCGAACCCTGGGCCGGGACTCGAAGCTGAAGCTGGCACTGATGGTGGTGGGCGACGTCCTCGTGGGCATCTCCTCCGAGCACACCGGCTCCGCGGACCGGAACTACGACTACGGGCCCGGCGTGGGGCTCCAGTTCCAGGCCTGCTACTCACGCGACGGTTGGGACATCGTCACCCTGGAAGCGGGGGTCTCCCATATCGACGCGGTGAGCGGCCCGGGAGGCGTGCACCGCGTGCATATCGGCCAGCTCCAGGTCGACGTGCCCGTGCGAGGGCGGCTGGGCCTGGGCTCGGAGGTGAACTACTTCCGGCGCCACAGTCGCTTCCATGCCTTCCCGGACGTGCGCAAGGACGCCTACGAGCTGCGCGTCTTCGTGTCGTTGCACTGA